In Agrobacterium sp. RAC06, a single window of DNA contains:
- a CDS encoding CRTAC1 family protein: MTAEAIASHHRRTALAAALFAALQSGTALANGGPLVPRFTDETASSGIISTYRGDWEYMVGGGAGSFDCNADGFPDLLLAGGEDKAKFYLNRSEAGGALKFDEQVSGLELDKVIGAYPLDVDGDGLQDVVLLRSGENVVMRGLGECRFERANEAWGFDGGDAWSTAFSATWERGNSWPTLAVGNYIDRFEDFEPWGSCTDNWLHRPLSAAERRFAPPLALNPSYCPLSILFTDWNRSGTPSLRVSNDREYYKGGQEQMWHVEPGKAPALYTQEEGWKYLRIWGMGIASYDLDFDGYPEYFLTSMADNKLQRLAEIPADGKPKPSYADIAFAKGATAHRPYVGGEIRPSTAWHTEFEDVNNDVRADLFIAKGNVAEMPDFAEKDPNNLLVQGEDGKFIEMGDKAGVASMAKGRGGALADFNLDGKIDLLAVNQGSTVEIWRNTTEGAGHFLQLALRQDGPNRDAVGAWIEVKTGDVVQRRELTIGGGHVSGKTGWHHFGLGEQAETEIRVLWPDGEVGEWQTVAADGFYLVGRGTGPRLWNPGEGM; the protein is encoded by the coding sequence ATGACGGCCGAAGCCATCGCCTCGCACCATCGCCGAACCGCCCTTGCGGCCGCCCTGTTCGCCGCGCTCCAGTCCGGCACAGCGCTTGCCAATGGCGGCCCCCTCGTGCCCCGGTTCACCGACGAAACCGCCTCAAGCGGTATTATCAGCACCTATCGCGGCGATTGGGAATATATGGTCGGCGGCGGTGCCGGCAGTTTCGACTGCAATGCCGACGGTTTCCCCGATCTCCTGCTTGCAGGCGGCGAGGACAAGGCGAAATTCTACCTCAACCGAAGCGAGGCTGGCGGCGCTCTCAAGTTCGACGAACAGGTGTCCGGCCTCGAACTCGACAAGGTGATCGGCGCCTATCCGCTGGATGTCGATGGCGACGGGCTGCAGGACGTCGTGCTGTTGCGCTCCGGCGAGAATGTCGTGATGCGCGGCTTGGGCGAGTGCCGTTTCGAACGCGCCAACGAGGCTTGGGGCTTCGACGGCGGCGACGCCTGGTCGACGGCCTTTTCCGCCACCTGGGAGCGCGGCAACTCCTGGCCGACGCTTGCCGTCGGCAATTACATCGACCGCTTCGAGGACTTCGAGCCCTGGGGCTCCTGCACCGACAACTGGCTGCATCGCCCGTTGTCCGCTGCCGAGCGTCGCTTCGCCCCGCCGCTCGCGCTCAACCCCTCCTATTGCCCGCTGTCGATCCTCTTCACCGATTGGAACCGCTCCGGCACGCCCTCGCTGCGCGTCTCCAATGACCGCGAATATTACAAGGGCGGCCAGGAGCAGATGTGGCATGTTGAGCCGGGCAAGGCACCGGCGCTCTACACCCAGGAAGAAGGCTGGAAATACCTGCGCATCTGGGGCATGGGCATCGCCTCTTATGACCTCGATTTCGACGGCTATCCGGAATATTTCCTCACCAGCATGGCCGACAACAAGCTGCAGAGGCTCGCCGAAATCCCCGCCGACGGCAAGCCGAAGCCTTCCTACGCCGATATCGCCTTCGCCAAGGGCGCCACGGCGCACCGGCCCTATGTCGGTGGCGAGATCCGCCCTTCGACCGCCTGGCATACGGAATTCGAGGACGTCAACAACGACGTCCGCGCTGATCTCTTCATCGCCAAGGGCAATGTCGCGGAGATGCCCGATTTTGCCGAGAAGGACCCGAACAATCTGCTCGTCCAGGGCGAGGACGGCAAATTCATAGAGATGGGCGACAAGGCCGGCGTCGCCTCGATGGCCAAGGGCCGGGGCGGGGCGCTTGCCGACTTCAATCTTGATGGAAAGATCGACCTCCTCGCCGTCAACCAGGGTTCTACGGTGGAGATCTGGCGCAATACGACGGAAGGCGCTGGCCACTTCCTGCAACTGGCGCTGCGCCAGGACGGTCCGAACCGCGATGCGGTCGGCGCCTGGATCGAGGTGAAAACCGGCGATGTCGTGCAGCGCCGCGAACTCACCATCGGCGGCGGCCATGTCAGCGGCAAGACCGGCTGGCATCATTTTGGTCTGGGGGAACAGGCAGAAACCGAGATCCGCGTGCTTTGGCCGGATGGCGAGGTTGGGGAGTGGCAGACGGTGGCGGCTGATGGGTTTTACCTCGTTGGGCGTGGCACGGGGCCAAGGCTGTGGAATCCGGGCGAGGGGATGTGA
- a CDS encoding C40 family peptidase: MLDRRLNAFRPDLADIALKGQVEADRFVTPQPAMITQPVVPLRPKPDLSMGIDTELLMGEEVRVFERKNGWAWVQAVDDGYVGYLLEETLGAVAIATHLVTVPRSFVYSGPDLRFPTRMALSMGSRLTIEGEAETRGTRYLLMPDGGALVSRHIRPIAEPPAPDYVAVAALFLETPYLWGGKSGFGIDCSGLVQLAMRMAGRKAPRDSDMQASGLGVPVERAELRRGDLVFWKGHVAIMEDETTMIHANGNTMSVARETLEAAIERIGWLYGTPTGYRRPVAET; this comes from the coding sequence ATGCTCGACCGGCGCCTCAACGCCTTCCGGCCCGATCTCGCCGATATCGCCCTGAAGGGGCAAGTCGAAGCGGACAGGTTTGTCACCCCGCAACCGGCGATGATCACCCAGCCGGTCGTGCCGCTTCGCCCGAAACCCGATCTTTCCATGGGAATCGATACCGAACTCCTGATGGGTGAAGAAGTCCGTGTTTTCGAGCGCAAGAATGGCTGGGCGTGGGTGCAGGCGGTGGACGACGGTTATGTCGGCTACCTGCTGGAAGAAACGCTCGGCGCTGTTGCCATAGCAACCCATCTCGTCACTGTGCCGCGCAGCTTCGTCTATTCTGGCCCCGATCTGCGCTTCCCGACGCGGATGGCCTTGTCGATGGGAAGCCGGCTAACGATCGAGGGGGAGGCGGAAACCCGCGGCACCCGCTATCTGCTGATGCCGGACGGCGGAGCCCTTGTTTCCCGCCACATTCGCCCGATCGCCGAACCTCCTGCACCGGATTACGTCGCCGTTGCAGCGCTGTTCCTCGAAACGCCCTATCTTTGGGGCGGCAAGTCCGGCTTCGGCATTGATTGCTCTGGTCTCGTGCAGCTGGCCATGCGCATGGCAGGGCGGAAAGCCCCGCGCGACAGCGACATGCAGGCATCAGGCCTCGGCGTACCCGTGGAGCGTGCCGAACTCAGGCGCGGCGATCTTGTCTTCTGGAAGGGCCATGTGGCGATCATGGAAGACGAAACGACCATGATCCACGCCAACGGCAACACCATGTCCGTGGCCCGCGAGACGCTTGAGGCCGCCATCGAACGCATCGGCTGGCTCTACGGCACCCCAACCGGCTACCGCCGCCCCGTCGCCGAAACGTGA
- a CDS encoding LysE family translocator, which yields MSLSAFAFAVLLLLLTPGPTNTLLAVSGATRGLKASLPLIGAECAGYLTAIVPLVFLAAPLLIDQPAAALGIKLASTLWVLLLAARLWIRPPSANAQAGTTVVAVYATTVLNPKALIIGLALIPAAGTGSLEALLRPLPYLAMFLLLVVIVATCWLSAGAAILRRLATTNPLLFGRVAASCLAVFALSLAGRAIGWI from the coding sequence TTGTCCCTGTCCGCCTTTGCCTTTGCCGTCCTGCTCCTCCTGCTGACGCCGGGGCCGACGAATACCCTGCTTGCCGTTTCAGGCGCCACCCGCGGCCTCAAGGCCTCGCTGCCGCTGATCGGTGCCGAATGCGCCGGCTATCTCACGGCCATCGTCCCGCTTGTCTTTTTGGCCGCGCCACTGCTCATCGATCAGCCGGCTGCAGCCCTTGGCATCAAGCTCGCCTCGACCCTCTGGGTCTTGCTGCTCGCCGCCCGGCTCTGGATCCGGCCGCCTTCGGCCAATGCGCAGGCCGGAACGACGGTGGTTGCCGTCTACGCCACCACGGTGCTCAACCCCAAGGCCCTGATCATCGGGCTTGCCCTCATTCCCGCCGCCGGAACGGGTTCGCTGGAAGCACTGCTCCGGCCGCTCCCCTATCTCGCCATGTTTTTGCTGCTCGTCGTCATTGTCGCCACCTGCTGGTTGAGCGCCGGCGCCGCCATCCTCCGGCGGCTGGCAACCACCAACCCCTTGCTGTTCGGGCGGGTCGCCGCAAGCTGCCTCGCGGTCTTTGCCTTGAGTCTTGCCGGCCGCGCCATCGGCTGGATTTGA
- a CDS encoding NAD(P)H-binding protein has product MILLTGGSGQLSSLIAQGTKDAGLDICIGSRLAEETDTGRRRIDFDDPETLDFSDVETLMMISAGYAEDDVVIRRHDAVIAAAIRSGVRHVVYTSLSGTGDHLAFSLAHRWTEKRLKDSDLAWTILRNGLYAELIGALAAPLDGVIRAPFGTAPLSPVARRDLADAALAVLKDPRAHAGMIYELSGAEAWSVADLAAVLGAAFQPWSLEKLRASLAAAPLKPFQPPMLMSIYSSAAAGFLKAENTDLPALIAGAPRPTLAIAAEAARAAG; this is encoded by the coding sequence ATGATACTGCTCACTGGAGGCTCCGGCCAACTCTCCTCGCTCATCGCGCAAGGCACCAAAGACGCCGGTCTCGACATCTGCATTGGCAGCCGTCTGGCAGAGGAGACGGATACAGGTCGACGCCGGATCGATTTCGACGATCCAGAAACGCTCGACTTCAGCGATGTCGAAACGCTGATGATGATCTCTGCCGGTTACGCGGAGGACGATGTTGTCATCCGCCGCCATGATGCGGTGATCGCGGCTGCTATCCGCTCGGGCGTCCGACATGTCGTCTATACGAGCCTGAGCGGAACGGGTGATCATCTTGCTTTCTCGCTTGCCCATCGATGGACCGAGAAGCGACTGAAGGATAGCGACCTTGCCTGGACGATCCTGCGCAATGGTCTCTATGCCGAGCTGATCGGGGCACTTGCCGCACCGCTCGATGGCGTGATCCGGGCACCCTTCGGCACCGCGCCGCTATCGCCCGTGGCGAGGCGCGATCTGGCCGATGCCGCATTGGCGGTTCTCAAGGACCCGCGCGCCCATGCGGGCATGATCTACGAACTGTCGGGAGCAGAAGCCTGGAGTGTTGCCGATCTGGCAGCCGTCCTGGGCGCCGCATTTCAGCCATGGAGCCTCGAGAAGCTGCGGGCGTCGCTGGCCGCTGCGCCACTCAAGCCCTTCCAGCCGCCGATGCTGATGTCGATCTATTCCAGTGCGGCCGCAGGATTTCTAAAAGCAGAGAACACGGACCTTCCGGCCCTGATCGCCGGAGCGCCGCGGCCCACCTTGGCGATCGCGGCAGAGGCTGCGCGGGCGGCAGGGTGA
- a CDS encoding vanadium-dependent haloperoxidase, whose translation MKAVGKRLVALCFIIIGMAFQPAQASPVGADTVMRDWYRLILELVRHTPTYSPPVASRAFAYLGVTAYEALAAGDTTMTSLAGQLNGLTPVPRREAGLAYDEAVVMQAALSSAAREFFGNTGPTGQRALKRMTEKLSSEVSVGLAPDLVARSQAYGESITAHILAWSLDDGGAKVENMGFPLEFALGSNKDSWVPTSLINQQQTPLLPQWGENRPFALQTGNACPLPAPPVYSEDKDSDFYKEAMEVYEAVNSVTDEQRAIARFWSDDPMLSPTPPGHWIVIALKVLDEQEAGAAEHADLLARLGISLADAFIGCWHSKFEYDLLRPVTYIKRVIDPKWEPILITPPFPEYPSGHSTQSGAAATVLTAFFGENFAFTDNTHEKDKLPNRSFKSFWDAAEEAGISRLYGGIHFRAAIDRGLDQGRCIGEKAVALRTRG comes from the coding sequence ATGAAGGCAGTGGGTAAGCGCTTGGTTGCGCTCTGCTTCATCATCATCGGGATGGCCTTCCAGCCGGCCCAGGCATCCCCTGTGGGCGCCGACACGGTCATGCGCGACTGGTATCGCCTCATTCTCGAACTTGTCCGTCATACGCCGACCTATTCGCCCCCCGTGGCAAGCCGCGCCTTCGCCTATCTCGGGGTCACCGCCTATGAGGCGCTGGCGGCCGGCGACACGACCATGACCTCGCTTGCCGGTCAGTTGAACGGCCTCACCCCAGTACCTCGGCGTGAAGCGGGCCTCGCCTATGACGAGGCCGTCGTCATGCAGGCCGCCCTGTCATCAGCCGCGCGCGAATTCTTCGGCAATACCGGCCCGACCGGTCAGCGCGCCCTGAAGCGCATGACCGAAAAGCTCTCGTCCGAAGTGTCCGTCGGACTTGCCCCCGATCTCGTCGCCCGCAGCCAGGCCTATGGCGAGAGCATAACGGCGCATATCCTTGCCTGGTCGCTGGACGACGGCGGCGCCAAGGTCGAAAACATGGGCTTCCCCCTGGAATTCGCGCTGGGGAGCAACAAGGACAGCTGGGTGCCGACCAGTCTGATCAATCAGCAGCAAACGCCCCTTCTTCCCCAGTGGGGCGAGAACCGTCCCTTCGCCCTGCAGACCGGCAATGCCTGCCCGCTGCCGGCGCCGCCTGTCTACAGCGAGGACAAGGATTCCGACTTCTACAAGGAAGCGATGGAGGTCTATGAGGCGGTGAACAGCGTGACCGATGAGCAGCGCGCCATCGCCCGCTTCTGGTCGGATGATCCTATGCTCTCGCCGACCCCGCCCGGCCACTGGATCGTGATTGCCCTGAAGGTCCTCGACGAGCAGGAGGCCGGTGCAGCCGAACATGCCGACCTGCTCGCCCGGCTCGGGATTTCGCTCGCCGATGCCTTCATCGGCTGCTGGCATTCGAAATTCGAATACGACCTGCTCCGCCCGGTCACCTACATCAAGCGGGTCATCGATCCCAAATGGGAGCCGATCCTGATCACGCCGCCCTTCCCGGAATATCCCTCCGGCCATTCCACCCAGTCGGGTGCGGCAGCCACGGTGCTGACGGCCTTTTTCGGCGAAAATTTCGCCTTCACCGACAACACCCATGAAAAGGACAAGCTGCCGAACCGCAGCTTCAAGAGCTTCTGGGATGCGGCTGAAGAAGCCGGCATCTCGCGTCTCTATGGCGGCATTCATTTCCGCGCCGCGATCGATCGTGGCCTCGATCAGGGCCGCTGCATCGGCGAAAAGGCGGTCGCCTTGAGGACCCGCGGATGA
- a CDS encoding winged helix-turn-helix transcriptional regulator — MFAATQPEIETLEPCGTPDHGDCGLRLTLDRLGEKWTVMAIAELSAGPRRYREIERALSGVTQRMLTLTLRRLERDGLVDRHVEPTNPPSVTYSLTPRGLGFSAITAGLVEWSREHKEAILSSREAYDGRGKG, encoded by the coding sequence ATGTTCGCCGCGACCCAGCCCGAGATCGAGACGCTCGAACCTTGCGGAACGCCGGATCATGGAGATTGCGGCCTTCGTCTGACGCTTGATCGCCTCGGTGAAAAATGGACAGTCATGGCCATTGCCGAGCTCTCGGCCGGCCCTCGCCGCTACCGGGAGATTGAGCGCGCGCTGTCAGGCGTCACCCAGCGCATGCTGACGCTGACACTGCGCCGTCTCGAGCGGGACGGATTGGTCGACCGTCATGTCGAACCCACCAACCCTCCTTCGGTCACTTATTCTCTGACGCCCCGGGGCTTGGGATTTTCGGCCATCACGGCCGGGCTGGTCGAATGGTCGCGGGAACACAAGGAGGCGATCCTTTCATCGCGGGAAGCCTATGACGGGCGAGGCAAGGGCTGA
- a CDS encoding YegP family protein yields the protein MHKFKIVKTEKGEFRVQFVYNAEIMVWSENYASKASAKNCVESLKKNAPAAPIVDLTKKETGSGYRFEIDEAKNGETFVRFRAANGEIMVRSETYKSKSSAKNCIESIQKRVAEAAVEEAE from the coding sequence ATGCACAAGTTCAAGATCGTCAAGACCGAAAAGGGCGAGTTCCGCGTCCAGTTCGTCTACAATGCCGAGATCATGGTCTGGTCGGAAAACTACGCTTCGAAGGCAAGCGCGAAGAACTGCGTCGAGTCGCTGAAGAAGAACGCCCCCGCAGCGCCCATAGTCGATCTTACGAAGAAGGAGACCGGCAGCGGTTATCGTTTCGAGATCGACGAAGCCAAGAACGGCGAAACCTTCGTCCGCTTCCGCGCCGCCAATGGCGAAATCATGGTGCGCTCGGAAACGTATAAGTCGAAGTCCAGCGCCAAGAATTGCATCGAGTCGATCCAGAAACGCGTGGCGGAGGCTGCGGTGGAGGAGGCAGAGTGA
- a CDS encoding MarR family transcriptional regulator codes for MGLEMTATQALSLWHRVTLDQVQKDGHDLTMRQLAVLLEIYLVPPPHTVRGLAATLNVTKPVITRALDTLGELGLVDRIRDELDRRSVIVKRTVGGALFLEKFGDNIIARGRSLG; via the coding sequence ATGGGCCTCGAAATGACGGCGACCCAGGCGCTTTCCCTGTGGCACAGGGTGACCCTGGATCAGGTCCAGAAAGACGGCCACGACCTCACCATGCGTCAGCTCGCCGTGCTTCTCGAGATTTATCTTGTGCCGCCGCCCCATACGGTGCGCGGCCTTGCCGCAACCCTCAATGTCACAAAGCCTGTCATCACCCGCGCACTCGATACGCTCGGGGAGCTGGGCCTCGTTGACCGTATCAGGGACGAGCTCGACCGCCGCAGCGTCATCGTCAAGCGCACCGTCGGCGGTGCGCTCTTTCTCGAAAAATTCGGCGATAACATCATCGCCCGGGGCCGCTCGCTCGGCTGA
- a CDS encoding type 1 glutamine amidotransferase, with the protein MRVAIVENTRVTEVGQVGIALAEAGAKTTTIRAYAGVPLPDLDAFDALVVFGGEQNARDDEKHPYLPELASLMRRFGDSAKAVLGICLGSQLLARAYGSENLIGAAPEFGWRSIGRTEAGRHDPVLSAMPDQFLSFQWHDDTFTLPQGSAHLAENEAARHQAFRIGRAAYGFQFHFEANREVVRNWMTHFPEVIERKEPGWLNRHPEIEPTDGQLSDEAGLALARAWVRQILPS; encoded by the coding sequence ATGCGCGTTGCCATCGTCGAAAACACCCGCGTCACCGAAGTCGGTCAGGTCGGCATTGCGCTTGCCGAGGCGGGCGCGAAGACTACCACCATCCGCGCCTATGCCGGCGTACCACTGCCGGACCTCGATGCATTCGACGCTCTGGTGGTGTTCGGTGGTGAGCAGAATGCCCGCGACGACGAGAAGCATCCCTATCTCCCGGAACTCGCAAGCCTGATGCGTCGCTTCGGCGACAGCGCGAAAGCCGTGCTCGGCATCTGTCTCGGCAGCCAGCTCCTTGCCCGCGCCTATGGCAGCGAAAACCTGATCGGTGCCGCTCCCGAATTCGGTTGGCGCAGCATCGGCCGCACCGAAGCCGGCAGACACGATCCGGTGCTCTCGGCCATGCCCGACCAATTCCTCTCCTTCCAGTGGCACGACGACACCTTCACGCTGCCGCAAGGTTCTGCTCACCTCGCGGAAAACGAAGCGGCTCGCCACCAGGCCTTCCGCATCGGCCGCGCTGCCTATGGCTTCCAGTTCCATTTCGAGGCTAACCGCGAGGTTGTGCGCAACTGGATGACGCATTTCCCAGAGGTCATCGAGCGCAAGGAACCCGGCTGGCTCAACCGCCATCCTGAGATCGAACCGACCGACGGGCAGCTTTCCGATGAAGCCGGGCTGGCGCTGGCTCGTGCCTGGGTCCGGCAGATCCTCCCGTCTTGA
- a CDS encoding BA14K family protein: MTIRSAFVAVALAGAQLFTSVADAAMTKPMPLISQPGSDVEEIDIVCDFSGCYETWDRPPPRRPRPLPPEYYPPSVYDEPPVYRPRPRPPVYVEPGYRPRPRPPVYEDPGYRPPRRSWERHVDWCLNRYRSYNPRTNQFLSTSGYYKVCQSPFY, translated from the coding sequence ATGACGATTCGATCCGCTTTTGTGGCCGTGGCGCTCGCCGGCGCCCAGCTTTTCACCTCCGTGGCGGATGCTGCGATGACGAAGCCGATGCCATTGATTTCGCAGCCGGGCTCCGATGTCGAAGAGATCGATATCGTCTGCGACTTCTCCGGTTGCTACGAGACCTGGGACCGCCCGCCGCCGCGCCGTCCACGCCCCCTGCCACCGGAGTATTATCCGCCGTCCGTCTATGACGAGCCGCCGGTCTATCGCCCACGGCCGCGTCCGCCCGTCTATGTCGAACCCGGCTACCGTCCACGGCCGCGCCCGCCGGTTTACGAGGATCCGGGTTATCGTCCGCCACGTCGGTCCTGGGAGCGGCATGTCGACTGGTGCCTGAACCGCTACCGGTCCTACAATCCCCGCACCAATCAGTTCCTCTCGACGAGCGGCTACTACAAGGTCTGCCAATCGCCCTTCTATTGA
- a CDS encoding TadE/TadG family type IV pilus assembly protein has protein sequence MLLEKISHCWQDRSGNFGIISALLAPIVLVSAGGALDVASAYNTRIEMQAQLDAAMLAAARKSGKSAQELEARNFLGLDVEQDELNESAGFTLTVNADGSLTGGYEQDVDNRFLGIVGLSSFTLGVSTTVAAGAEEEAGGNGCIYALGNKSQAVLINSGANVKSTKCEVHVHSTSNPAFIMNAGATIDTAKFCVKGANYIKNGGTLSNLQTKCAAEADPFAGKMPEPKVPANCTTSGTMDGQSITLQPGKHCGTTFNGSPTVTFKPGLHIISGRMIINSGATVKAEGVTFYFPDVNSEIRANGGLTFTATAPTSGTYKDILMFEKTSDTSNNRNPQQYVFNGSKGEILKGIIHLPNRDVTYNSTTNQTNNITLVVNTIIMNSANWKIEPLSGGGSTPTSGLTNPRILR, from the coding sequence ATGCTTCTGGAGAAGATCAGTCACTGTTGGCAGGATCGGTCGGGCAACTTCGGTATCATTTCCGCATTGCTCGCACCGATCGTCCTCGTGTCCGCAGGTGGTGCACTGGATGTCGCTTCGGCCTACAATACGCGCATCGAGATGCAGGCTCAGCTCGACGCCGCCATGCTCGCCGCTGCCCGCAAGAGTGGGAAAAGCGCCCAGGAGCTTGAAGCCCGTAACTTTCTCGGTCTCGACGTCGAGCAGGACGAATTGAATGAAAGCGCCGGCTTCACGCTGACGGTCAATGCCGACGGTTCGCTCACCGGCGGCTACGAGCAGGATGTCGACAACAGGTTTCTCGGTATTGTCGGCCTGAGCAGCTTCACGCTTGGCGTCAGCACCACCGTCGCTGCCGGGGCGGAAGAGGAGGCTGGCGGCAATGGCTGCATTTATGCCCTCGGCAACAAGAGCCAGGCCGTGCTCATCAACTCCGGTGCCAATGTCAAATCGACGAAATGCGAGGTCCACGTCCATTCGACCAGCAATCCCGCCTTCATCATGAATGCCGGGGCAACGATCGATACGGCGAAATTCTGCGTCAAGGGCGCGAACTATATCAAGAACGGCGGCACGCTCAGCAATCTTCAGACGAAATGCGCGGCGGAAGCGGATCCCTTCGCCGGCAAGATGCCGGAGCCCAAGGTCCCTGCAAACTGCACCACATCGGGCACGATGGACGGTCAGTCCATCACGCTGCAGCCGGGCAAGCACTGCGGAACCACGTTCAACGGCTCGCCGACCGTCACGTTCAAACCGGGTCTGCACATCATTTCCGGCCGGATGATCATCAATTCCGGCGCAACGGTGAAGGCGGAAGGTGTCACCTTCTACTTCCCCGACGTCAACAGCGAGATCCGCGCCAATGGCGGCCTGACCTTCACGGCGACGGCGCCGACATCAGGGACCTACAAGGACATCCTGATGTTCGAGAAGACCAGCGACACCAGCAACAACCGCAACCCGCAGCAATATGTCTTCAACGGCAGCAAGGGCGAGATCCTCAAGGGGATCATCCACCTGCCCAATCGCGACGTGACCTACAATTCGACCACGAACCAGACGAACAACATCACGCTGGTGGTGAATACCATCATCATGAATTCGGCCAACTGGAAGATCGAGCCCCTGTCGGGTGGCGGTTCGACGCCGACGAGCGGTCTCACCAATCCTCGCATTCTGCGCTGA
- a CDS encoding SelT/SelW/SelH family protein codes for MEKPRISITYCTQCNWLLRSGWMAQELLHTFADDLGEVALIPGTGGIFEIKLNDDLIWERKRDGGFPGPKELKQKVRDAIDPERDLGHVDRVSRNEGLDS; via the coding sequence ATGGAAAAACCCCGGATTTCGATCACCTACTGCACCCAATGCAACTGGCTTCTGCGGTCAGGCTGGATGGCGCAGGAACTGCTGCACACCTTTGCTGACGATCTGGGCGAAGTGGCACTTATCCCTGGCACGGGCGGGATTTTCGAGATCAAGCTGAACGACGACCTGATCTGGGAACGCAAGCGTGATGGCGGCTTTCCAGGCCCGAAGGAGCTGAAGCAGAAGGTGCGTGATGCCATCGATCCCGAGCGCGATCTCGGCCATGTGGACCGGGTGAGCCGCAATGAAGGGCTCGACAGCTGA
- a CDS encoding DoxX family protein, producing the protein MSIEPNRLFVPALAPVYRSGHDGVETLLRLVAGGFLVIHGASKIVDPFGAVQMVEGLGFYPGVFWSPLLAITEFFGGILLAIGLLTRPAAFAATIVLLVTVYFHWIQLDQGFSGAEKSLLWAAMTFYFVIRGGNRHSVDARLKKTF; encoded by the coding sequence ATGTCCATTGAACCGAACCGTCTTTTTGTTCCTGCCCTTGCCCCCGTCTATCGCTCCGGTCACGACGGGGTCGAAACCCTGCTGCGTCTGGTGGCCGGTGGCTTCCTCGTCATCCATGGCGCCAGCAAGATCGTTGATCCCTTCGGCGCCGTCCAGATGGTCGAAGGCCTCGGCTTCTATCCCGGCGTCTTCTGGTCGCCGCTTCTGGCGATCACCGAATTCTTCGGCGGCATCCTGCTCGCAATCGGTCTACTCACCCGCCCGGCAGCCTTTGCAGCTACGATCGTCCTGCTGGTCACGGTCTATTTCCACTGGATCCAGCTGGATCAGGGCTTCTCTGGGGCTGAAAAATCTCTGCTTTGGGCGGCGATGACGTTCTATTTCGTCATCCGTGGCGGCAACCGCCACTCTGTCGACGCCCGTCTGAAGAAAACCTTCTGA
- a CDS encoding type II toxin-antitoxin system CcdA family antitoxin, with protein MSIEARKVHDLTVSEALVAEAETLGLDITGAAEQGIARAIKAEKERRWKIENAEAIQASNDYVAKHGLPLAKYRMFLP; from the coding sequence ATGTCGATCGAAGCCCGCAAAGTCCATGACCTGACGGTCAGTGAAGCCCTTGTAGCCGAGGCTGAAACGCTCGGCCTCGACATCACCGGTGCGGCTGAACAGGGCATCGCCCGCGCCATCAAGGCCGAGAAGGAACGGCGTTGGAAGATCGAGAACGCCGAGGCGATCCAGGCATCCAACGACTATGTCGCCAAGCATGGCCTTCCACTCGCAAAGTACCGAATGTTCTTACCATGA
- a CDS encoding CcdB family protein, translating to MTRFHVHRIGNDGSLALDVQSNLLDALTTRVVVPFAPIGDVATLVPRLNPRVVIDGETFAMLTQFITTVSISAIGPSIADLSTRADEITAATDFLFQGF from the coding sequence ATGACCCGCTTCCACGTTCACCGCATCGGGAACGACGGAAGCCTGGCCCTCGACGTGCAATCCAATCTGCTGGATGCCCTGACGACCCGCGTGGTCGTGCCGTTCGCACCGATCGGTGACGTTGCGACCCTTGTTCCGCGCCTCAATCCGCGCGTTGTCATCGATGGCGAAACCTTTGCGATGCTCACCCAGTTCATCACGACGGTTTCCATCTCCGCGATCGGCCCCTCGATCGCCGATCTCTCCACCCGCGCCGACGAGATCACCGCTGCCACAGATTTCCTCTTCCAGGGCTTTTGA